From Methanobacterium formicicum DSM 3637, one genomic window encodes:
- a CDS encoding P-loop NTPase, whose product MKTITILSGKGGAGKSTLTASIAVMLAENNKIVAVDCDADAPNLALVLGLNEEEFDRWEPLNTGQKAQISLNKCQSLKFCPKCQVNKYCLDTCNYSAITWNMHEEIPEINEMLCTGCGACLITCPTKSIEMKEVENASIGVGKTHYGFPIVSGQLKVGESGSGKVVNTLKARAAEIADKISADYMVIDAAAGIGCPVIASVRGSDYVILVTEPTTVAFLDFKRAIELIDHFNIPCGVVINKWGINRDFSYQLQNYFQNNQIPLLGMIPYDMRFVEALINLKPAVVYEPNFRNVFTEIMNNCLFEMDKI is encoded by the coding sequence ATGAAAACCATTACAATTCTATCTGGGAAAGGAGGTGCTGGTAAAAGTACTTTAACTGCTTCAATAGCAGTAATGCTTGCAGAAAATAATAAAATTGTAGCTGTTGATTGTGATGCTGATGCACCAAATTTAGCTCTGGTACTGGGTCTTAATGAAGAAGAATTTGACAGATGGGAACCATTAAATACTGGCCAAAAAGCTCAAATATCACTAAATAAATGCCAGTCCTTAAAATTCTGTCCAAAATGTCAAGTTAATAAGTACTGCCTTGATACCTGTAATTATTCAGCTATAACATGGAATATGCATGAGGAAATACCTGAAATCAATGAGATGTTGTGCACGGGTTGCGGGGCCTGCCTGATAACCTGTCCCACTAAATCCATTGAAATGAAAGAAGTTGAAAATGCCAGTATCGGTGTTGGAAAAACTCATTACGGGTTCCCAATAGTTTCAGGACAGTTGAAGGTAGGTGAATCAGGTTCAGGTAAAGTGGTTAACACTCTAAAAGCTAGAGCCGCAGAAATTGCAGATAAAATAAGTGCGGATTATATGGTCATAGATGCAGCAGCAGGGATTGGATGCCCTGTCATTGCCTCTGTAAGGGGAAGTGATTATGTAATTCTGGTGACTGAACCAACTACTGTAGCTTTCCTTGATTTTAAAAGGGCCATTGAATTGATTGATCATTTCAACATTCCCTGTGGGGTAGTTATCAATAAATGGGGAATTAACCGGGACTTCTCTTACCAGTTACAGAATTATTTTCAGAACAACCAGATACCCTTACTGGGAATGATACCCTATGATATGAGGTTTGTAGAAGCTTTAATTAATTTAAAACCAGCAGTTGTTTATGAACCAAACTTCAGGAATGTTTTCACTGAAATAATGAATAACTGCTTGTTTGAAATGGATAAAATCTAA
- a CDS encoding cation diffusion facilitator family transporter produces MDITDKNQLKKDRLIKGQRAAKYSTLTNLCLSIIKGFFGLMSGSVALIADSIHSFSDIFASLAVYIGLKLSQKKPDEKFPYGYYKTETMASLIVAVIILFGGLEIALQSLNGIFDPQPLKLPLIAILVAVVSVAASLLLTRYEHKIGNEIKSPALMSDAKHSLIDVFSSLLVFTGVLTSYMGYLIFQGVAGLMVALLILWMGWKIGKDAVLVLMDASIDPKLIQQIKGVALAVEGVEGVNGVKVRSSGPYLFGELHLETKKNLSVEKAHEISDKVDEMVRKDVEKLETLLVQVEPVKKDFIRFALPLENKDGLNSVPSSHFGKVPYFLIWEVHDGEIKNYQIKDNPAHYLEKKKGIKTAEFLVKEKVNVLLGEELGEGPRYVLSGEIIHCIRPEGSTTKEIMVNTKNIVL; encoded by the coding sequence ATGGACATAACAGATAAAAACCAGTTAAAAAAGGACAGGTTAATAAAAGGGCAAAGGGCAGCAAAGTATTCCACTTTAACTAACCTTTGCCTGAGTATTATTAAAGGATTTTTTGGGTTAATGTCTGGAAGTGTAGCCCTTATTGCAGATTCAATTCATTCATTTTCTGATATATTCGCTTCTTTGGCTGTTTACATTGGTTTAAAGCTTTCCCAGAAAAAACCGGATGAAAAATTTCCATACGGGTACTATAAAACAGAAACAATGGCTTCTCTTATAGTGGCGGTGATTATTCTTTTCGGTGGCCTGGAAATAGCATTACAGTCATTGAATGGAATATTTGATCCCCAACCATTGAAGTTACCTTTAATTGCCATTTTAGTCGCTGTTGTATCAGTCGCTGCATCCCTCCTTTTAACCCGTTATGAACATAAGATAGGGAATGAAATTAAATCCCCGGCACTTATGAGTGATGCTAAACACAGTCTCATTGATGTTTTTTCATCGTTACTGGTTTTTACAGGGGTATTAACATCTTATATGGGCTATTTGATCTTTCAGGGTGTTGCTGGACTCATGGTAGCTCTTCTTATTCTATGGATGGGTTGGAAGATTGGTAAAGATGCAGTTCTGGTACTGATGGATGCATCAATTGATCCAAAGCTTATACAGCAAATAAAAGGTGTTGCTTTAGCTGTGGAGGGGGTTGAAGGAGTTAATGGTGTTAAAGTGAGAAGTTCTGGCCCATATCTGTTTGGAGAACTTCATCTGGAGACTAAAAAAAATTTATCAGTGGAAAAAGCTCATGAAATATCGGATAAAGTGGATGAAATGGTTCGAAAAGATGTTGAAAAGCTGGAAACATTACTGGTACAAGTGGAACCTGTTAAAAAAGATTTTATCCGGTTTGCTCTTCCCCTTGAAAATAAGGATGGTTTGAACTCGGTTCCCTCATCTCACTTTGGTAAAGTGCCCTACTTTCTTATCTGGGAGGTTCATGATGGTGAAATAAAAAACTACCAGATTAAGGATAATCCTGCCCATTATCTGGAAAAAAAGAAAGGAATAAAAACTGCAGAATTTCTGGTTAAAGAAAAGGTGAATGTGCTTTTAGGAGAAGAACTGGGTGAAGGTCCCAGATATGTACTTTCTGGAGAGATTATTCATTGTATCCGTCCTGAGGGTAGTACAACCAAAGAGATCATGGTAAATACCAAGAATATTGTCCTTTGA
- a CDS encoding methyl-coenzyme M reductase glutamine C-methyltransferase, with the protein MNLDCDMMTKNLKITVLTPEFYSYGALLIAGILKEQGYSVKLQKGFGKVIDDDIVFISLQSTIHLIKYQQEISSINAFKIVGGPVTLTPELILEHLQVDLVVVGEGEDTVYNILKFLKTNPSYQISDFKDIPGVAFKADNQTVITEKSNPCCLKRPLPFIPSEIARENIRGANVYLETHRGCPGNCGFCGVPCLFGRKVRSRPLEDILTEVKYMLSKGAQRIAISGGTGSLYGSKKFKSVDEESFVELLREISKLTGPRNLIIPDIRADLISDEIMEAVKKYSRGWVFFGIESGSDRVLRHMKKGISVDQVHEAVEMARKHGVKIGGSFIVAYPGEEEEDYQDTIDLADELMLDDYFVSIAEPIPGTQLGDEISKLSMEDNLLFQDSLKYKRHGLSIAEERALDFMMDSYIFRSFPTAMSQKLMKDLENEVKSQGEHIKSIIPLLKNH; encoded by the coding sequence ATGAATCTTGATTGTGATATGATGACTAAAAATTTAAAAATAACCGTTTTAACGCCAGAATTCTACAGTTATGGGGCTCTTTTAATAGCAGGAATACTTAAAGAGCAGGGATACTCTGTTAAACTGCAAAAAGGTTTTGGGAAAGTAATTGATGACGATATTGTTTTCATAAGTCTTCAATCCACCATCCACCTAATAAAATATCAACAGGAAATATCATCAATAAATGCTTTTAAAATAGTGGGAGGTCCAGTAACTCTCACCCCTGAACTGATCCTGGAACATCTACAGGTGGATCTGGTGGTAGTTGGGGAAGGTGAGGATACTGTATATAATATATTAAAATTTTTAAAAACCAATCCCTCATACCAAATATCTGATTTTAAGGATATTCCCGGTGTTGCATTTAAAGCAGACAACCAGACTGTTATCACTGAAAAAAGCAATCCATGTTGTCTTAAAAGACCATTACCTTTTATTCCATCTGAAATAGCCCGTGAAAACATTAGGGGAGCTAATGTTTATCTGGAAACTCATCGTGGATGTCCTGGAAACTGTGGTTTCTGTGGAGTGCCCTGTTTATTCGGCAGAAAGGTGAGAAGTCGCCCACTTGAGGATATACTGACTGAAGTTAAATACATGTTGAGCAAGGGAGCTCAACGTATAGCCATAAGTGGAGGTACTGGCTCTCTTTACGGCAGTAAAAAGTTCAAAAGTGTGGATGAAGAATCTTTCGTTGAACTTTTACGTGAAATATCTAAACTTACAGGCCCTAGAAACCTTATAATACCTGATATTCGGGCGGATTTAATCAGTGACGAAATTATGGAAGCCGTGAAAAAGTACAGTAGAGGATGGGTATTTTTCGGAATCGAATCAGGTAGTGACCGTGTTCTTCGCCATATGAAAAAGGGAATAAGTGTGGATCAAGTCCATGAAGCTGTAGAGATGGCCCGTAAACATGGTGTGAAGATTGGAGGTTCATTCATAGTGGCATATCCCGGGGAAGAAGAGGAAGACTACCAGGATACCATAGATCTTGCTGATGAGTTAATGCTGGATGATTATTTCGTGAGCATCGCCGAACCAATCCCTGGAACCCAACTCGGAGATGAAATATCCAAATTATCTATGGAAGATAACTTACTATTTCAGGATAGCTTGAAATATAAAAGACATGGTTTGAGTATAGCTGAAGAGCGTGCCCTGGATTTTATGATGGATTCCTATATATTTAGAAGTTTTCCAACTGCAATGTCACAAAAACTCATGAAAGACCTTGAAAATGAAGTTAAATCCCAGGGAGAACATATTAAAAGTATTATTCCTCTACTGAAAAATCATTGA
- the mmp10 gene encoding methyl coenzyme M reductase-arginine methyltransferase Mmp10 (Mmp10 (methanogenesis marker protein 10) is a cobalamin-requiring radical SAM methyltransferase that creates the methylarginine modification to methyl coenzyme M reductase.), protein MQIIADVGGIPGKDCRGFCKYCYFRKVKGEDPLGCKSCPPGTFGCEQCTSGVRETKNEFIPPFMVINSVKTSLMMGNFRDDDLKINISGGGDVSCYPHLLDITSAFSQWEIPIHLGYTSGKGIDKPQMADDLISQGVEEVTFTVFSTNPQLRKTWMGDKNPQASLDALKRFSEGCEVHAAAVIVPGVNDGEALRQTCTDLEKWGTKAFILMRFANYRNQGLILGNEPIIEGVEPHNLQEFEELVRSINQEFNLRVTGTPVCDPENDSPFALTQKKNLHYLEILSTVTSEATILTSKIAKPFIERVFNAIGASDLVNVVAANQDIACLITQRDLEDLDLADVKDTVLIPGRAFVHDKTATEILSRDGNERIVARGPDKLSVDGEMSGTLSQNDVLKTELIAFEELIEAINFFGVRVN, encoded by the coding sequence ATGCAAATAATCGCAGATGTGGGTGGAATCCCTGGAAAAGACTGCAGAGGCTTCTGCAAATACTGTTATTTTAGGAAGGTTAAAGGAGAAGATCCTTTAGGATGCAAATCATGCCCTCCCGGTACTTTTGGTTGCGAGCAGTGCACTTCAGGAGTGAGAGAAACAAAAAACGAATTTATTCCCCCATTTATGGTTATTAACTCTGTTAAAACATCTTTAATGATGGGAAATTTTCGTGACGATGACCTTAAAATAAATATCAGTGGGGGAGGAGATGTGAGTTGTTATCCTCACCTCCTGGATATTACCTCTGCATTTTCCCAGTGGGAAATTCCGATCCACCTAGGTTACACCAGTGGAAAAGGTATTGACAAACCTCAAATGGCGGATGATCTCATATCCCAGGGAGTAGAAGAGGTTACATTCACTGTTTTTTCAACCAACCCCCAACTTCGGAAAACTTGGATGGGTGATAAAAATCCCCAGGCATCTCTTGATGCTTTAAAGAGATTTTCTGAAGGTTGTGAGGTACACGCAGCTGCAGTAATCGTTCCGGGTGTTAATGATGGGGAAGCATTGCGCCAGACATGTACTGATCTGGAAAAATGGGGTACCAAGGCATTCATCCTCATGAGATTTGCCAACTACCGCAACCAGGGACTCATACTGGGGAATGAACCCATAATAGAAGGGGTTGAACCACATAACTTGCAGGAGTTTGAAGAACTGGTGCGCAGCATAAATCAGGAATTCAACCTTAGAGTAACTGGTACACCAGTCTGTGATCCTGAAAATGACTCACCATTTGCCCTGACTCAGAAGAAAAACCTACATTACCTGGAAATATTGTCCACTGTAACCTCCGAAGCAACCATATTAACCAGTAAAATTGCTAAACCCTTCATTGAACGCGTTTTCAATGCCATTGGGGCTTCAGACCTGGTAAATGTGGTGGCTGCTAACCAGGATATTGCATGTCTGATTACCCAGCGAGATCTTGAGGATTTAGACCTGGCTGATGTGAAAGATACTGTGTTAATCCCGGGAAGGGCTTTTGTCCATGATAAAACAGCAACTGAAATCCTCAGTAGAGATGGTAACGAACGCATTGTTGCCCGAGGCCCGGATAAACTCAGTGTTGACGGGGAAATGAGTGGTACCTTGAGCCAGAATGATGTACTTAAAACAGAATTAATAGCATTTGAAGAGTTAATTGAAGCTATAAATTTCTTTGGGGTGCGTGTTAATTAA
- the mcrB gene encoding coenzyme-B sulfoethylthiotransferase subunit beta — translation MAKFEDKVDLYDDRGNLVEAEVPIEALSPLRNPAIKAIVQGIKRTVAVNLEGTENALKAAKVGGPACKILGRELDLDIVGNAEAIAAKAKEMIQVEEGDNTTVELLGGGKRALVQLPTARFDAAAEYSATSLVTANAFIQAIIDVCDVNMYDANMVKAAILGRYPQSVEYMGGNLATMLDIPQKLEGPGYALRNIMVNHVVATTLKNTMQASALSSLLEQSAMFEMGDAVGAFERMHLLGLAYQGMNADNVVFDLVKENGAEGTVGSVIESMIGRAKADGVIGVEKDLNGFSVYGTDDVAKWNAYAAAGQLAATMVNQGAARAAQGVSSTILYYNDILEFETGLPSVDFGRAEGVAVGFSFFSHSIYGGGGPGIFNGNHIVTRHSKGFAIPCVAAAMALDAGTQLFSPESTSGLIKEVFSQVDAFREPLKYVNEAAAEIKNQV, via the coding sequence ATGGCAAAGTTTGAAGATAAGGTCGACTTGTACGACGACAGAGGCAATCTTGTCGAAGCAGAAGTCCCCATAGAAGCCCTGAGTCCATTAAGGAACCCTGCAATCAAAGCGATTGTACAAGGTATCAAAAGGACTGTAGCAGTTAACCTCGAAGGTACAGAAAATGCTTTGAAAGCCGCAAAAGTCGGTGGACCAGCATGTAAAATACTGGGACGGGAACTGGATCTAGACATAGTGGGAAATGCTGAAGCTATTGCAGCTAAAGCAAAAGAAATGATACAGGTCGAAGAAGGCGACAACACCACAGTCGAACTACTGGGTGGAGGAAAAAGGGCATTAGTCCAGCTTCCAACCGCTCGGTTTGATGCAGCCGCTGAATATTCAGCTACCTCACTGGTAACTGCCAATGCATTCATTCAGGCTATAATAGATGTGTGCGACGTCAACATGTACGACGCTAACATGGTTAAAGCAGCCATACTGGGAAGATATCCACAGTCAGTAGAATATATGGGTGGAAACTTAGCAACCATGCTAGATATACCACAGAAACTGGAAGGCCCAGGTTACGCCCTGCGTAACATCATGGTTAACCACGTGGTAGCAACAACCCTGAAAAACACCATGCAAGCATCAGCTTTATCCAGTCTTCTGGAACAATCAGCTATGTTTGAAATGGGTGATGCAGTAGGAGCATTTGAAAGGATGCACTTATTAGGACTGGCTTACCAAGGAATGAACGCCGATAATGTGGTGTTTGACCTGGTAAAAGAAAACGGTGCCGAAGGTACTGTTGGATCAGTCATAGAATCCATGATTGGAAGGGCAAAAGCTGATGGTGTTATCGGTGTAGAAAAAGACCTGAATGGTTTCAGTGTCTACGGAACCGATGACGTAGCTAAGTGGAACGCATACGCCGCTGCAGGACAATTAGCAGCCACCATGGTAAACCAAGGTGCTGCACGTGCTGCGCAAGGTGTTTCATCAACCATTCTATACTACAACGACATTCTGGAATTCGAAACTGGATTACCAAGCGTAGACTTCGGTCGAGCTGAAGGTGTAGCAGTAGGATTCTCCTTCTTCAGCCACTCTATATACGGTGGTGGAGGTCCTGGTATCTTTAATGGTAACCACATCGTGACTCGACACAGTAAAGGTTTCGCCATACCATGTGTGGCAGCAGCCATGGCTTTAGACGCAGGTACACAGTTGTTCTCACCTGAATCAACCTCCGGACTAATCAAAGAAGTGTTCAGTCAAGTCGACGCGTTCCGAGAACCACTGAAATACGTGAACGAAGCAGCAGCGGAGATTAAAAACCAAGTCTAA
- the mcrD gene encoding methyl-coenzyme M reductase operon protein D has translation MDIEIFPHRLLSADTTEKLLNNLEELDGVKRMVIQGQRLPQDKKNPDRRVITILGEEVDLQVKTGRVFMEIEEEDVIEQVKAICEDNLPFGYNIHVGTFIRKQKTVTDGLKYGEATDEIPEELVGLTDQNAQLSERATIIRKKD, from the coding sequence ATGGACATCGAAATCTTTCCACACAGACTTTTAAGCGCAGACACTACTGAAAAGTTGTTAAACAACTTGGAAGAACTGGACGGCGTAAAACGAATGGTAATACAGGGTCAAAGACTTCCTCAAGATAAAAAAAACCCGGACCGAAGAGTCATCACTATTCTAGGTGAAGAAGTTGACTTACAGGTAAAAACAGGGCGAGTATTTATGGAAATTGAGGAAGAAGACGTCATTGAACAAGTTAAAGCTATTTGTGAAGACAATTTACCTTTTGGGTACAACATACATGTTGGAACTTTTATCAGGAAGCAAAAAACCGTCACTGACGGCTTAAAATATGGAGAAGCAACTGATGAAATACCCGAAGAACTGGTAGGTTTGACTGATCAAAATGCACAGCTCAGTGAAAGAGCCACTATTATCAGGAAGAAGGATTAA
- the mcrC gene encoding methyl-coenzyme M reductase I operon protein C, with translation MIGKCTHVVDCRETMGMGEGGGIAQRGTFAECGNEVLAIAMSPGRRHITKPVCEITFALREANILTSTLVLNAGAGVPQDAPSAGSGSLFGLTPKEKEQIGRFKLVVVHLGGVRHHIVYKARLILRHVNRPCIVICEYPVDFEDFAKIGVKTRAVMPEEPKTKGEIVDIISGVIRGETCPQEKLDEIIRKVRLALGGA, from the coding sequence ATGATAGGCAAATGCACCCACGTAGTCGATTGTAGAGAAACAATGGGAATGGGCGAAGGAGGCGGAATAGCCCAACGAGGGACATTTGCAGAATGTGGAAATGAAGTACTGGCCATAGCAATGTCTCCAGGAAGGAGACACATAACTAAACCAGTATGCGAAATAACCTTTGCCCTGCGAGAAGCAAATATTTTGACCAGTACACTGGTTTTAAACGCAGGTGCAGGAGTACCTCAGGACGCACCCAGTGCAGGTTCAGGAAGCCTTTTTGGTCTGACTCCCAAGGAGAAAGAGCAGATAGGAAGATTTAAACTTGTGGTAGTGCACCTGGGAGGGGTTCGACATCATATTGTATACAAGGCCCGCCTGATTTTACGTCACGTAAATCGGCCATGTATTGTCATATGCGAATACCCCGTGGACTTTGAGGATTTCGCTAAGATCGGTGTAAAAACCAGAGCAGTTATGCCCGAAGAACCTAAAACTAAAGGTGAAATCGTGGATATAATCAGCGGAGTTATAAGAGGAGAAACCTGTCCCCAAGAGAAATTGGATGAAATTATTAGAAAGGTGAGATTAGCATTAGGAGGTGCATGA
- the mcrG gene encoding coenzyme-B sulfoethylthiotransferase subunit gamma, with protein MAQYYPGTSKVAENRRKFCDPEIGLEKLREISDEDIVKILGHRAPGEEYPSVHPPLEEMDEPDDAIREMVEPLDGAKAGDRVRYIQFTDSMYFAPAQPFLRSRAYLCRYRGADAGTLSGRQIIETRERDLEKVSKELLETEFFDPARSGIRGKSVHGHSLRLDEDGMMFDMLRRLVFNKSTGKVDAVKNQIGDELDEPVDLGEPLDEATLKEKTTIYRKDGEAYRDDADAVEILHRIHVSRSKGGYKPE; from the coding sequence ATGGCACAATACTACCCAGGAACCAGTAAGGTAGCAGAAAACCGGAGAAAATTCTGCGACCCAGAAATAGGACTAGAAAAATTGAGGGAGATCTCCGACGAAGATATAGTTAAAATATTAGGTCACAGAGCTCCTGGTGAAGAATACCCCAGCGTACACCCACCTCTAGAAGAGATGGATGAACCTGACGACGCCATCCGTGAAATGGTTGAACCATTAGACGGTGCAAAAGCCGGTGACCGAGTACGATACATACAGTTTACAGACTCCATGTACTTTGCTCCAGCCCAGCCATTCTTAAGGTCAAGGGCTTACCTATGTAGATACAGAGGAGCCGACGCCGGTACCCTATCAGGACGTCAAATTATCGAAACCCGTGAAAGAGACTTGGAAAAAGTATCCAAGGAACTTCTGGAAACTGAATTCTTTGACCCAGCCCGATCCGGTATCAGAGGAAAATCTGTACACGGACACTCCCTGAGACTTGACGAAGACGGTATGATGTTTGACATGTTACGACGTCTAGTCTTCAACAAATCCACTGGAAAAGTAGACGCAGTTAAAAACCAGATTGGTGACGAACTCGACGAACCAGTGGACTTAGGAGAACCATTAGATGAAGCCACTCTCAAGGAAAAAACCACTATCTACCGTAAAGATGGTGAAGCTTACCGAGACGACGCTGACGCAGTTGAAATACTGCACAGAATACACGTGAGCCGATCTAAAGGTGGGTACAAACCTGAATAA
- the mcrA gene encoding coenzyme-B sulfoethylthiotransferase subunit alpha, which yields MAEKMFINALKKAFKEDPSDKTTEYFKFGGWKQSERKREFVEAGKEVAAKRGIPQYDPDVGTPLGQRVLMPYQVSTTDTFVEGDDLHFVNNAAMQQFWDDIRRTVVVGLNTAHTVIEKRLGKEVTPETITHYLETVNHAMPGAAVVQEHMVETHPLLTADSYVKVFTGNDEIADEIDQRYVLNINKEFPEHQADVLKAEVGDGMWTIVRIPTIVSRTCDGGTTSRWSAMQVGMSMISAYKQAAGEAATGDFAYAAKHAEVIHMGTYLPVRRARGENEPGGIAFGYLADICQSSRVNWEDPVRVTLDVVASGAMLYDQIWLGSYMSGGVGFTQYATAAYTDDILDDFTYFGKEYVEDKYGMCEAPNNMDTVLDVASEVTFYALEQFEDYPALLETIFGGSQRASIVAAAAGCSTAFATANAQTGLSGWYLSMYLHKEQHSRLGFYGYDLQDQCGASNVFSIRNDEGLPTELRGANYPNYAMNVGHQGEYAGISQAAHAARGDAFVLNPLVKIAFADPNLTFDFTQVRAEFAKGALREFEPAGERALISPAK from the coding sequence ATGGCTGAAAAAATGTTCATAAACGCTTTGAAAAAGGCCTTCAAAGAAGACCCTAGTGACAAAACCACCGAATACTTCAAATTCGGAGGATGGAAACAGTCTGAAAGGAAAAGGGAATTCGTGGAAGCTGGTAAAGAAGTAGCAGCTAAACGTGGAATTCCTCAGTACGACCCTGATGTGGGTACTCCTTTAGGACAGAGGGTTTTAATGCCCTACCAGGTTTCTACAACTGACACCTTTGTTGAAGGTGACGACCTACACTTCGTAAACAATGCCGCCATGCAGCAGTTCTGGGATGATATTCGAAGAACTGTTGTTGTGGGATTAAACACAGCACACACTGTTATAGAAAAAAGGTTAGGTAAAGAAGTAACCCCTGAAACCATAACCCACTACCTGGAAACTGTAAACCACGCTATGCCTGGTGCAGCAGTTGTTCAGGAACACATGGTGGAAACCCACCCTCTACTAACTGCCGACAGTTACGTTAAAGTGTTCACTGGTAACGACGAAATTGCTGATGAAATCGACCAGAGATACGTCCTTAACATCAACAAAGAGTTCCCAGAACACCAAGCTGATGTCCTCAAAGCAGAAGTAGGGGACGGAATGTGGACTATTGTACGGATACCAACCATTGTATCCCGTACCTGTGATGGTGGTACCACCTCACGATGGTCTGCAATGCAAGTGGGTATGTCAATGATTTCTGCATACAAACAGGCTGCAGGAGAAGCCGCTACCGGTGACTTCGCATACGCAGCTAAACACGCAGAAGTTATACACATGGGTACTTACCTGCCTGTAAGAAGAGCTCGAGGGGAAAACGAACCTGGAGGAATCGCCTTCGGTTACCTAGCAGACATCTGTCAGTCCTCACGTGTTAACTGGGAAGACCCTGTACGGGTTACCCTGGACGTGGTGGCTTCCGGAGCTATGCTATACGACCAGATTTGGCTAGGTTCCTACATGTCCGGTGGTGTAGGATTCACTCAGTACGCTACCGCAGCATACACTGACGATATTCTAGATGACTTTACCTACTTCGGTAAAGAATACGTGGAAGATAAATACGGAATGTGCGAAGCACCTAACAACATGGACACCGTCCTTGATGTAGCTTCCGAAGTTACATTCTACGCTCTAGAACAGTTCGAAGACTACCCAGCATTACTGGAAACCATCTTTGGTGGATCTCAGAGAGCATCCATTGTTGCAGCCGCAGCAGGATGTTCAACTGCATTCGCCACTGCTAATGCTCAGACCGGTCTAAGTGGATGGTACTTATCCATGTACTTACACAAAGAACAGCACAGCAGACTTGGTTTCTATGGTTACGACCTGCAGGACCAGTGTGGTGCATCCAACGTGTTCTCAATTAGGAACGACGAAGGATTACCAACTGAACTGAGAGGAGCTAACTACCCCAACTACGCCATGAACGTGGGTCACCAGGGAGAATACGCTGGTATTTCACAGGCTGCACACGCTGCCCGTGGAGACGCATTCGTCCTGAACCCACTGGTAAAAATAGCCTTTGCTGACCCTAACCTGACCTTTGACTTTACTCAGGTCAGAGCAGAGTTTGCTAAAGGTGCACTAAGAGAATTCGAACCTGCCGGAGAAAGAGCTCTAATTTCCCCAGCCAAATAA
- the mtrE gene encoding tetrahydromethanopterin S-methyltransferase subunit E translates to MDPTSMIAGLGVVALMGAAATIAGAAEDLESDVGSMSNPNSQVQLAPQMGNLHRMMNKAISGEPVQMGTLAGIAGSVAFVLMGSLQLPVIMSIAGGAAIAALVHAAFATTSHLGRIVSQSQFNQPLFLDVITQHLGPITGHGFIVTFCIVGLSYLMTLSLPGFAHPFALPFLAVLWGITIGAIGSSTGDVHYGAEREYQQYPFGGGIPVAIHGDITRNAELGARNSIDVVYFCAKFGGPVTGFAFGLIVFLSFWTTIVFGAAGGVIAGIVIVLLLIYINNRIEVFARNKYGPYKE, encoded by the coding sequence ATGGACCCTACGAGTATGATCGCAGGATTAGGTGTTGTTGCTCTAATGGGTGCTGCTGCAACCATTGCTGGTGCCGCAGAGGATTTAGAGTCCGATGTCGGATCCATGAGTAACCCTAACTCTCAGGTACAACTGGCACCCCAGATGGGCAACCTTCACAGAATGATGAACAAGGCCATATCTGGTGAACCAGTACAGATGGGTACCTTAGCAGGTATTGCCGGTTCTGTAGCTTTTGTTCTGATGGGATCACTGCAACTACCAGTTATAATGTCAATAGCTGGAGGAGCAGCCATAGCAGCTTTGGTTCACGCCGCATTCGCCACAACATCTCATTTAGGAAGGATCGTAAGCCAATCCCAATTTAATCAACCATTATTCCTGGATGTAATAACCCAGCACTTAGGACCAATAACTGGTCACGGATTTATAGTAACCTTTTGTATAGTAGGATTATCATACCTGATGACTTTAAGCTTACCAGGCTTCGCCCACCCATTTGCACTGCCATTCTTAGCAGTATTGTGGGGAATAACCATCGGTGCCATAGGTTCATCAACAGGAGATGTTCACTATGGTGCTGAAAGGGAATACCAACAGTACCCATTCGGTGGAGGTATCCCAGTCGCAATTCACGGTGACATAACCAGAAATGCAGAACTCGGTGCCAGGAACTCCATAGATGTAGTTTACTTCTGTGCCAAATTCGGTGGACCTGTTACAGGATTTGCCTTTGGACTCATAGTATTCTTAAGCTTCTGGACCACAATAGTATTCGGAGCTGCTGGAGGAGTAATTGCCGGTATCGTAATAGTCTTACTCTTAATATACATCAACAACCGAATCGAAGTATTTGCCAGAAACAAATACGGACCATACAAGGAATAA